The following are encoded in a window of Phaseolus vulgaris cultivar G19833 chromosome 3, P. vulgaris v2.0, whole genome shotgun sequence genomic DNA:
- the LOC137806821 gene encoding endo-1,3;1,4-beta-D-glucanase-like: MSGPECCSNPPLLNPNAGAGHVEKLAGLDSYIAGSPNSNLAVLLISDVFGYEAPNLRNIADKVAAAGYYVVVPDFFFGDPYNPENANRAIHVWLKDHGTDKGSEAAKSIVEALKSKGVSAIGAVGFCWGAKVVVELSKSRLIQAAVLLHPSFVSVDDIKGVDIPTAVLGAEIDKMSPPELVKQFEQVLTAKPGIDCFVKIFPQVSHGWSVRYRNDDAIAVKAAEEAHQDLLNWFARHLK; encoded by the exons ATGTCAGGACCTGAGTGCTGCTCAAACCCACCACTTCTGAACCCTAATGCAGGAGCTGGTCACGTTGAAAAACTCGCTGGTCTCGATTCATATATCGCCGGTTCCCCCAATTCCAATCTTGCCGTTCTTCTTATCTCCGACGTTTTTG GGTATGAAGCACCGAATTTAAG GAACATTGCAGACAAGGTTGCAGCTGCTGGGTATTATGTGGTTGTTCCTGATTTCTTCTTTGGTGATCCATATAATCCTGAGAATGCTAACCGGGCTATACATGTCTGGTTAAAAGATCATGGCACG GACAAAGGATCTGAAGCTGCAAAATCCATAGTTGAAGCTTTGAAAAGTAAAGGTGTTTCGGCTATTGGGGCTGTTGGATTCTGTTGGGGAG CTAAAGTCGTGGTTGAACTTTCAAAATCAAGACTAATCCAAGCTGCTGTGCTTTTACATCCATCATTTGTCTCTGTGGATGACATCAAGG GTGTTGATATTCCAACTGCCGTACTTGGTGCTGAGATTGACAAAATGTCTCCTCCAGAGCTTGTGAAACAGTTTGAACAAGTCCTAACTGCTAAACCTGGG ATTGATtgttttgttaaaatatttccTCAAGTCTCTCATGGTTGGAGTGTGAGGTACAGAAACGATGATGCAATAGCTGTGAAGGCTGCCGAGGAGGCCCATCAGGACTTGCTGAACTGGTTTGCTAGACATCTTAAGTGA